The Streptomyces sp. cg36 genomic interval AACCTCATCCGGGTCGTCGACACGGCCTCCGGCGCCGCCCGGCTGCACGCCGTCGCGCCCCACGTCTCGATCTCCGACCGCTACGACTCGGGGCCCGTCTGGTCGCCCGACGGCCGCCAGCTGGCGGTGATCGTCGAATCGGCGCTCTGCCTGCTGCCCGTCGCCCCCGACGGCACCCCGCAGGGCCCGCCGCGCACCCTGACCGACGAACCGGCCGACCACCCCTCCTGGTCCGGGGACTCGCGCACCCTGCTCTACCTCTCCGGCGGCCGGCTGCGGCTGATCCCGGCCGCGGGCGGCCCGGCCCGCACCGTCCGGGTGCCGCTGGACGCGCACCGCCCCGAGCCCGCCGACGCCGTGGTGCACGCCGGGCGGCTCTGGGACGGCACCGGCGAGCGGGTGCGGGACGACGTGGACATCGTGGTGCGCGGCGGGCGGATCGCCGCCGTCGAGCCGCACCGCACGCGCCGGGCGGTGCGGCGGATCGACGCCTCGCGGCGCACGGTCGTGCCCGGCCTGTGGGACACCCACACCCACCCCTGGCAGAGCACCTACGGCGGTCGCCAGACGGTCGGCCAGCTGACCTACGGGATCACCACGGCCGTCTCCCTGGGCGGCTTCGCGTACGAACAGGCGCGGGTGCGCGAGGCGGTGGCGGCGGGGGAGCTCGCCGGGCCCCGGCTGCTGACCACAGGCGAACTGCTCGACGGGTCCCGGGTGGCGTACAGCATGGGCCGCGCCCACCGCACCCGGCAGGGGCTGCGGCGCTCGCTGGAGCGGGGCGCCGCGCTCGACTGGGACTTCGTCAAGACCTATGTGCGGGCGCCGGGCTGGGTGATGGAGGAGGCGGCCCGCTTCGCCCACGAGCGGCTCGGCGCCCGGTGCGGCAGCCATCTGCTCTCGCCCGGCGTCCAGCTGGGCCAGGATCTGACGACCCATCTGCAGGCCACCCAGCGGGCCGAGTTCGGGCACGCCGTCACCGCCACCGGCCACGCCTCCCAGGACGTGGTGGAGATCTACACCCGGCACGGGGTGAACTTCGCGCTCATCGCCACCCCGTTCACCTCGGTCCCGCTGATCGGGGCGCAGCCCGACCTCGCCGACGATCCGCGGGTGACGGCGGTGATGCCGCCCTGGGACGTCGCACTCGTGCGCCAGTCGGCCGCGGCGGCGCCCACCCCGGCCCAACTGGCCACCCTGCGCACCGAGACCGACGTCTACCGCCGGGTGCTGGAGGCGGGCGGCCTGGTCGCCCTCGGCACCGACGCGCCGCTCGTGCCGGTCGGCCTCTCCCTGCACATGGGGCTGCGCGCGCTGCACCGCGGCGGGCTCTCCCCGGCGGCGGCCCTGCGCACCGCGACGGTGCTGCCCGCCCGCCTGTTCGGGGTCGAGGAGCACCTGGGGACCGTACGGGAGGGGCTGCTGGCGGATCTGACCGTGGTGGACGGCGATCCGTTCACGGACTTCGACGAGCTGGTGCGGACGGTGGCCGTGCTGCGGGGCGGGACGCCGTACGCCACCGACGAGCTGGTGGCCTCCTTCGGCCACCCGGAGCCGGGCCGGGCGGACCACGAGGAGTGGCTGGCGGCGGGACGGCTGATGCGCCGGGGCGGCTGCTGCGACGCGGAGGAGGCGCTGCTGCCCGGCTGATGACGGACCGTCAGCGGCTGGCGGAGACCGCCGCCACGACGGCACGGGCGAGCCGGGCGACATAGGCGTCGTCGGTCGGCCCGCCCACCGCCAGCATGCGGAAGTACAGCGGGGCGCCGAACAGGTCGGTGGCCAGGCCGGTGTCGATGTCCGGCGGCAGCTCGCCCCGGGCCGCCGCGCGCTCCAGCAGGGTGGCGACGGCCGTGCGGCGCGGGGCGAGGACGCTCTCGTGCAGCGCGGCGCGCAAAGAGGCGCTGCGGGCCGACTCCGCGACCAGGTCGGGGATGATCCGGCCCACCAGCGGATGGCGCAGCGCCGCCAGGGTCTCCCGCAGGAACCGCTCCACGTCGTCGTGGAGCGAGCCGGAGTCGGCCGTGGTGGGGATGTGTGCGGCGGCGGCCCCGGACACCAGCTCGACGACCATGGCCTCCTTGGACGGCCAGCGCCGGTAGAGGGCGGCCTTGCCGACGCCCGCGCGGCGGGTGACCGCCTCCATGGACGTACGCGCGTACCCCGACTCGGCCAGCTCCTCGAAGACCGCCCGCCGGATGGTCTCGGTGACGGATTCGCGCAGCACGCCCGCTCCGGTGGGCGGGCGCCGCAGGGCACTCTCGGGAAGGGCGGCCATGATCGGAGATTAACACGGAACGGAACGGTTGCGTTCCGTGAATCGGCGGGTGTACGTTCGCCGCGAACGAGCCGGAACGGTGCCGTTCCGTTTCAGGGTCGGGTCCCGCTTCTCGGGAGGTCCGCGGTGCAACTCCTCTGCGACGACAAGGCGTTCTCCTTCGACCGGCTCGACGGACGGGGGATCTGATGCTGCCCGACATCGCCGTGGTGGACGGGGCCCGCACCCCGATCGGACGGTTCAGGGGCGCCCTGCGCTCGGTGCCCGCGCACCGGCTCGCCGCGCTGGTGATCGGGGAGGCGCTGCGCCGCGCGGAGACCGCCCCGCACCTGGTGGACGAGGTCGTGCTGGGGTGCGTGGGACAGGTCGGGCCGGACGCCTTCCACGCGCGGCGGGCCGCGCTGGCCGCCGGGCTGCCGGTCGAGGTGCCCGCGTACAACGTCAACCGGCTCTGCGGCTCGGGGCTCCAGGCCGTGTGGTCCGCCGCGCAGATGCTCGCCCTCGGCGAGGCGCGGGCCGTGGTGGCCGGGGGCGCCGAGTCGATGACCCGTCAGCCGCTGCTCGACTACAGCGAGCGCGCACCGGGCGAACTGGCCGGGCAGTCTCGTATCGACGGCACGTTCTCGCTGGTCACCGACCCCTTCTCGGGCGGCCCCATGGGGTTGACGGGCGAGCGGGTGGCCGAGCGGTTCGCCATCCCCCGGGCCCGCCAGGACAACTGGGCCGCCCGCAGCCAGCAGCGGGCGGCGCAGGCCGTGGCGCGCGGGCGGTTCACCGAGCAGATCGTCCCCGTGGCCACCCCGGACGGCACCGCCGAGCACGACGAACACCCGCGCCCGCGCACCACCGTGGAGCGGCTCGCCGGGCTCGACCCGGCGTTCGTGCCCGGCGGCACGGTGACCGCCGGCAACTCCGCCGGCCTCAACGACGGGGCCGCCGCCGTACTGATGATGCGCGGGGCCGACCTGCCGTCCGGGGCCGTACCGCTGTGCCTGCTGCGGGACGTGGTGGCGCACGCGCTGGACCCCGAGATCATGGGGTTCGCGCCCGCCGGAGCCGTCGCCAGGCTGCTGCGCCGCGCCGGACTCACCGTCGACGACCTCGCGGTGGTCGAGCTCAACGAGGCGTTCGCCGCACAGGTCCTGGCCGTCGTGGACGACCTGGGGCTCGACCCCGAGCGGGTGAACCCCAACGGCGGGGCCATCGCGCTCGGCCATCCCATCGGCGCCACCGGCACGGTCCTGCTGCTGAAGGCGGCCCACGAACTGCGGCGCACCGGCGGGCGGTTCGGCGTGGTGGCGCTCTGCATCGGCGGCGGCCAGGGCATCGCCGCCCTCATCGAGAACCCGGAGGGCAACTGATGGGCGAGTACGCCTGGTACCCCGGCCGGGAGCTGACCGAGCACAGCAACGTCGCCCGGTTCTGCCGGGCCCACGGCCTCGACGGCTACCGGGAGTTGCAGCGCCGGTCGGTGACCGACCCCGAGTGGTACTGGACGCACGCCGTCGAGGACATCGGCATCGTCTGGCACGAGCCACCGCTGTGCGCCCGCGACGCGCGCGCCGGGATCGCCGCCACGCGCTGGTTCCCCGGCGGGCGCACCAACCTCGTCGACTCCTGCCTGGAGCGCCAGGTGCGCCGCGGGCGCGGCGATACCCCGGCACTGGTGTGGGAGCGCGAGGACGGGACGCGCGGACGGCTCGGCTACCGCGAGGCGGCGCGGCTGAGCGCCCGGGTGGCCGGGGGGCTGCGCGGGCTGGGGGTGGGGGAGGGGGACCGGGTGGCGGGGTACCTGCCGCCCGGTCCCGAGGCGTTCGCGCTGCTCTTCGCCTGCGCCCGCATCGGGGCGGTGTTCGTCCCGATGTTCTCCGGCTTCGGCGCCGAGGCCCTCGCGGTGCGGCTGGCCGACGCCGGGGCGCGGGTGCTGGTGACGGCGGCGCAGACCAGCCGGCGGGGCAAGGGCTACGACATGCTCGCCGTCGCCCGGGCAGCGGCGGAGAAGGCGTCCGAGGTGGCTCAACTCGTGGTGGTGGACGATGAGTCGGCGGAACCCGATCCCATTGCCCGGCCCGGCCGTTCCTCCTGGCGGGCGCTGGCCGGGGCGCCGCCCGCCGACACCGTGCCACTGCCCGCGAACGCGCCCTTCCTGCTGCTCTACACCTCCGGCACCACCGGCCGCCCCAAGGGCGCGGTCCACACCCACGGCGGCTTCCCCGCGCAGGTCGGCTCCGAGGTGCGCTACAACCTCGACGTACGGCCGGAGGACGTGGCGTTCTGGGTCACCGACCCCGGCTGGATCATGTTCGCGCTGGTCGTGATCGGCTGCACGCTCGCGGGCGCGGGCGTCCTCGCGTACGAGGGAGCCGTCGACCACCCCGACCCCGACCGGCTCTGGCGGCTGCTCGACGAGCACCGGGTCACGGTCTTCGGCAGCTCGCCCAGTCTCGCCCGGGCCCTGATGACCACGACCCCGCCGCCCGGCGCCGGTGCCGGGCTGCGCATCCTCGGCTCCACCGGGGAGCCCTGGACCGAGGACGCCTGGCGCTGGTACTTCGGCGAGGCGGGCGGCGGACGGTGCCCGGTCATCAACATCAGCGGCGGCACCGAGGTCGGCGGCTCGCTGCTGGCCTCGGCGCCCACCCTGCCGCAGAGCCCGGGCGCTTTCGCGGGCCCCTGCCTCGGCATCGACGCGGCCATCGAGGACGCGGACGGGGTCGAGGTCGCCGAGGGGGAGATGGGCGAACTCGTCGTCCGCCAGTCCTGGCCCGGCATGACCCGGGGGCTGTGGCGCTCGCCCGAACGGTTCGCCCACACCTACTTCGGCCGACGGCCCGGCCGCTGGTCCCACGGCGACCTCGCCTCGCGCACCGGCGGGGAGTGGTTCGTCCACGGGCGCCTGGACGACGTGATGAAGGTGGCGGGCAAACGGCTGGGACCGGCCGAGGTGGAGGACGCCGCCCTGGCGGACCCGGCCGTCGCCGAGGCGGCGGCGGTGGGTGTGCCGCATCCCGTGAAGGGCGAGGCGCTGTGGTGCTTCGTGGTGCCCGCGCGGGGCCCGCTCGCCCCGGCGGACGCCGAGCGGGTCCGCGCGCGCGTCGCCGACGCCCTCGGGCCCGCCTTCCGCCCCAGCCGGGTCCTCGCCCTGCCCGAACTGCCCCGCACGCGCACCGGCAAGGTGATGCGGCGGCTGATCCGCGACTGCGTCACCGGCGACCCGCCCGGCGACCTGTCCGCCCTGGCCAACCCGGACTGCCTGGAAGCACTGCGCACCGCCGTCCGCCGGACGGACGGCGGCTGATCCACCGGATCACGGCCGCGTGAACGGCGGCCGGACACAAGGGAGTTCCATGCCGACGATCGACATCCTCCTGCCCGGATTCGCCATCGACACCGACCAGGGCTACCCCGCGTTCTGCGGGGTGTTCCTCGTCCGGGGCGCCGACGCGACCGGCCGCCGCCGCACCATCGTCGTCGACGCCGCCCACGTCGGCCGCCGCCCCCATCTGTGGGCGGCGCTGGCGGCCCACGGCCTCTCCGCGGCCGACGTCGACACCCTGGTGCTCACCCACGCCCACTGGGACCACGTGCAGAACATCGACCTGTTCCCGGGCGCCGAGCTCCTGGTCCACGCCGACGAGCGCCGCTACGCGCACGCCCCGCACGCCAACGACTGGGCGACCCCGGCCTGGACCGGGCTGCTCCTGGAGCAGCTGCCGGTCCGCGAGGTCGTGGACGGGGAGTCGATCGTGCCGGGCGTCCGGGTGATCGCCCTGCCCGGCCACTCGCCCGGCAGCATCGGGCTGCTGGTGGAGACCGCCGACGGGGTGGCCGCGATCACCGGGGACGCCCTGCACTTCGCCTATGTGGCCCAGACCCGGCGCAACCCGCTGGTCTTCTGGGACGCCGAGCTGGCCGCCCGCAGCATCGACCGGGTGGTGGCCGAGTCCGACCTCATCTACCCGGGCCACGACCGGCCCTTCCGCCTCACCTCCGACAACTCCGTCGACTATCTGGCGCCGTTCGCGCTCACCGTCACCGGACTGCGGCCGGACACCGAGGGCCTGGCCTTCGCCGACGGCTCCGCGCGGCCGGTGTGGGTGATGCCCGGGGTGGCCGACCAGCGCACGCTGTACGAGAAGAACGCGGACGAGTCGCGGCGGCGCGTCGCCCGCGTTCCCCGGGTGGTGGGCCCGGTCTGAGCGGCCGGGGCGGGCCGGAACGGCCGTGCCCCGGGCGGCGGTTCACGGACGGGCGGCCGGGAGCAGCGCGGCCAGCGAAGCGCCCAGCTCCGCGAAGAACGGCTCGGGGGCCTCGCGCGGAAAGAAGTGCCCGCCCTCCACCGTGACCAGCCGGAACTCGTCGGCGTACAGCCGCCAGGCGGCCACCGCCCCGGGGTCCACCAGCCGGTCGTCGGCGCCCGCGAAGGCCGTGATGCCGAACGGGGCCCGCCGTTCGGCGTCCCCCGGCTCCGGCAGCCCCGCGTCCCGGTGGCCGGCGCAGATCCGCAGGTCGTCCCGGAGCACCGGCAGCAGCGCCCGCAGCCAGTCCGCCCGGCCGAGGAAGCGCGGGTGCAGCCCGCCGATGTCCACCAGGAGCCGGGCGAGCTCCGCGTCCCCGCACAGATCGGCCGGGGGCAGCGGCGGCGTGAGGTGGGGGGCCGCGTACGCGCCGACGTACAGCGCGAGCGGTGCGGGGCCCCCGGCCCGCAGCAGGGCCGCCACCGTGGCGAAGCCCACCAGGGCGCCCATGCTGTGCCCGTACACCGCGTACGGACGGTCCAGATGGGGGCCGAGTTCGGCCGCGAGCGTCTCGGCGAGCGCGCCCGCGTCGTGGCAGCGCGGCTCTCGGAAGCGGGACTCGCGGCCGGGCAGCTGCACCGGGACGACCTCGACCCCGGGCGGCACCCGGGCGGGCCAGGGGGCGAAGAACGACGCCCCGCCGCCCGCGTGGTGGAAGCAGAGCAGCCGCAGTGCGGCGTCCTCGCGCGGCGCCCGCAGCAGACAGCCCGCGCGGGCGCCGGTGGTGGGCCCGGTCATGCGCGCACCACCTCGTACATCTCGCGGAACGTGGCCGCTTCCAGCAGTTCGGCGACCGGGACGCGGCGGCCCGTGACGCTCTCCACGACGGTGACCAGGCGCAGCAGGTGCACCGAGTCCCACTCCGCGACGTCGTCCAGCGGGCGGTCGAGGTCCTCGGGCGCCAGACGCACCCCGAGTTCGTCCTCCAGGAGTGCGCAGAACTCGGCGGTGTCGGCGATGGCGATGGTGCTCATGTCAGTTCTCCTCGAACGCGGTGTGCAGCCGCAGATGGGCGGGGGCGGGGGCGAGGTCGCGCAGGGAGTGCCGGAAGACCACGGTGGCCGGGTCGTCGGGGGCGGTGCCCGTCGGCAGGAAGCCGTGGTCGAGGTAGAAGGAGGCGAACGCGGCGTTGCGCGGGGTGGGCCGGTGGTGGGCGAGCACCGCGCGGGCGCCGCGGGCGACGGCGTGCCGCAGCACCGCGGCCAGGCAGGCGCTCTCGACGCCGCGCGAGAACACCCGGCAGCTCAGCACGTAGTTGTCGATGTGCAGTTCGTCGCCCGAGCGGCGCAGGAAGACCGCGCCGACCAGCCCGTGGTCGCCGAACCGGTCCGCCGCCCCGACGACCAGCACCTGCCGGTCCGGGCTCCGCGTCCAGGCGTGCACCTGCGGCACCTGCAGGCGCTGCGGAGCGAGGTGGAACTGGTTGGTGCGCAGGGTCAGTTGGGAGACCCGGGAGAGCTCGGCCGGGCCGGGCGGGCGCACCGTGACCTCGATGCCGAGCCCGTTCAGATAGTCCTGGTAGGAGCCCGCGTCCTCGCGGAACTCCCGCCGCCTGGCCTCCGTGCGGTAGCGGCCGGCCCGTTCGCGGTCCTCGTCGGTGAGCGCGGGCAGGTCGAACCAGCCGTCGGCGAGCAGCGCCGGGACGTGCAGGGCGGGCTCCTCGTCGACCCGGACCACGGCGACCCCGGGCAGCCGCTCGCGCACCAGACCGCACTCGAAGGTGCTGTCGTCGACGAAGACGAAGCTGTCCGGGCCGATGCCGACGCGCTCGGCGATGTCGAGCAGATTGCCGTGTTTGGCCTCCCAGTTGGCGTTGATCCGGACGAACGCGTCCTCGCGCAGCACCATCGAGGGGTGCTCGCGCAGCACCTCGCGCACCCGGTCGGCGTCGTTCTTGCTGCTGACGGCGAGCAGCACGCCCTGCGAGCCGAGCTGGGCCAGGACCCGCTGGAACTCCACGAACGCCTCGCCCCGCAGCCCGCCGCCGAGTTCGATGCCGTCCACCCCGTCCTCGCCGAGGACACCGCCCCACAGCGTGCCGTCCAGGTCCAGGACCAGGCACTTGCGGGTCCGGCCGAGCAGCCCGAGCACGAGGTGGCCGATGTCGCGGGCGTACCCGGCGAGCAGTGGTTCGGCGAGCCGGGCCTTGGCGTACAGCCCGGTGCGCGGCTCGTACGCGGGCACGCCCTGCCCCACCAGCGGGTCGAGGTCGACGACGAAGACGCCCGGATGCTCCTCGGCCAGGGCGAGCAGCCCGCTGTTGAACTCCCGCCACACCGCGCCGAGCCGGGCCCGCGAGCGCAGGTCGACCAGCTGGCGGGCGTGCCGGTGCAGCAGCGGGACCGTGTTGAGCGCCAACGGGCCGCGTCCGGCGTCCTGATGGGCGCGGACCGCTCCGGCGAGCAGGGCGAGCCGGTCGCGGGCGGCGCCTTCGACGTCCTCGACCCGCCAGGGCAGCGGCACCTCCTCGAACACGGTCTGCGCGTCCAGCAGGCACAGGGTGAGCCGGGGCCGGTGGTCCGGGTCCGGGGCGACGGCGGGTTCGAGCAGGTCCGAGAGGTAGGAGCCGTACGGCGAGACCCGCGGGTCGAGCAGCAGGCCGTGGCGGGCCAGTTCGGCGGTGAGCGGGGCGACCAGCGGGGCGACCGTGGACTGGCCGGTCACCGCGACGGTCACCACCGGGACGTCGGGGTGGCGCAGGACGGCCTCGGCGCGGTCCACCCGGGCGAGCAGCTGGCCCGCGGCGGTGCGCCGGTCCTGCGGCAGCCGCGCCAACAGGGCCTGCACGCAAGGGTATTCGGCCTCGAGGCGCCCGGCCGCGTACAGCTCGCGCAGGGTGCGCAGGGCGCCCGGGTCCTGCCAGCCGCCGCCGGTCGGCGCGGCCGGGTCGGCGGGGGCGGGGCCGGTCGTGGTCATGCGCGCTCCCAGGCGATGCCGGACTTGATCCACTTGCTGGACTCCACGGCGACCGTGACGGCACGGCCGGGGCCCCGCCAGCGGTCCAGGAGCGCGGCGAGCTGGAGGAAGGGCAGGGCGTTGCCGTTGTTGCCCACCGTGCGCACCACGTTGACGCGCTCGGCGCCGGGGGCGGGCATCGCGTCGCCGATGCGGTCGCTCATCCGGCCCGACAGCTGCGGCGGCAGCAGATAGTCCACCGTGTCGGCCGGCCAGCCGACGTCGCCGGTCAGCTCCCAGAACATCTGGGTGGCGAGCACCGGCACGGCGGCCTCGATCGCCTTGTAGTCCTCGGAGACCGCGGTGCGCGTGCTGTGCCGGTCGCCCAGGCCGAACCAGTCGACGACCTGGCCGGGCGGCTTGCCCAGACCCACCAGACGGTTGAGGACCTGGCGGAGCTCCACCCGGTGCCCGAACGCCTCGGCGCTCAGGACGGCGGCCCCGGCCCCGTCGCCGAACAGGACGTAGTTGACCAGCTCGGCCGGGGTGCGCGAACCGGGGTCGAAGTCGGTCTCCAGGTGTTTGGCGCACACGTCGCCGCCGATGACCAGCACCGTGGAGCAGCGCCCGGCCAGCAGCAGGGCGCGCGCCACGTCCAGGGCCTGTACGGCGCCCGCACAGCCGGACTGGAGCTGGTAGGTGGGGACGTTGTCGATGCCGAGGCGGTCCGCGACCAGGTTGACGGTGGCGGGCATCAGCTGGTCCGGGGTGGCGGTGCCCATGACCACGCAGTCGATGTCGACGGCCTCCAGGCCCGCCCCGGCCAGGGCCCGGTCGGCCGCGGTGGCCGCGATGTCGGCGAGGCTCTGGCGGACCTGGCCGGTGGCGAGGTCCACGGCGAAGTGGCGGCTGGTGTTGCCGATGAACATCTCGGCCCACTGCTCGTCGACGCCGACGAGCTTGGCCAGGGCGGCGTTGTCCACCGGGTCGCCCGGCAGGCAGGTGCCGACCGAGACCAGATGGGCGACGGGGGCGGGGGACGGGCTCATGCGCGCGGTCCTTCCGGGACGGCCGGGTCGTCGGGTACGGAGGCGAGGGCGGGTGCGTCCGGTACGGGGTCGGGTACGGGATCGGGTGCGTCGGGTCCGGGACGGGGTGCGGGATCGGGTGCGTCGAGCAGGCGCTCGCCCAGATAGCGGGCGAGGTCGCCCACCGTCTCCAGGCTGGCCAGCAGCTCCTCGACCGGCAGGGTGCCCAGGCGCGGGAGCTCGTTCTCCAGCCGGGTCTTGAGCTCCATGACCTGGATCGAGTCGAAGCCGAGGTCCTCGGCGAGCCGGGAGCGGTCCCGGACCGCCGCGGGGTCGTGCCCGCCGACCCGGCACACCAGACGGCGCGCCACCGCGAAGACCGCGGGCAGGCGGGTGCTGTCCGGGGACGGCGGGCACGGTTCCGCGGCCTCCCCCGTGGGCGGCGCCGCGTCCGTACCGGGCAGGAGGGGCGCGGGCGGGCGGGGCGAGCCCGCGGAACGCCAGGCGCGGAAGGTGTCGTCGAAGACGTACGGCGGAAGCCGGCGCGGCACCCGGTCCGCGTCGTCCGGGTACAGGGCGTCCCACCGGGGGTCGACCCCCGAGCTCCACAGCTCGCCGAGCAGGTGGTGCAGCGGATGGCGGGGCGCGCGGTCGCCGGGGTGGGCGGCGAGGCAGCGCACCGGCTCCCCGCCGGCGGGCCGCAGCCGGGCCAGCAGCGGGGTGAGGACGGCGCCCGGGCCGATCTCCACGACATGGGTGACCCCGGCCGCGAAGAGTCCGGCGGCGGCGTCGGCGAACCGCACCGGCGCGGTGATCTGCCCGGCCCAGTACTCCGCGTCCATCCGCTCGCCGTCCGCCAGGGCGCGGCCGTACACGGTCGAGAAGACCGGCACCGAGGGCGCGTGCACCGCCGTCCCGGCACCCTCGGCGCGGAACGCCTCGGCGGCGGGGCGCATCAGCGGGGAGTGGAAGGCGTGCGAGACGGTGAGCGGCCGGGCCCTGACGCCGTGGTCGGCCAACAGGGCGCCGAGGGACGTCAGTTCGTCGATGTCACCGGCGAGCACGGTGGCGCGCGGGCCGTTGACGGCCGCCACGCACACGCCCGTACGGCCGGTGAGCAGCGCCTGCGCCTCGGTTTCGGGCAGGGGCAGCGAGAGCATGCCGCCGCCGTCCGGCAGCGCCTCCATCAGGGCGCCCCGGCGGGCCACCAGACGGGCCGCGTCGGCGGGGTCGAGCACCCCGGCCACGCAGGCGGCGGCGAACTCGCCGATGCTGTGCCCGAGCACCGCCGACGGCTGGATCCCGGCGTCGAGCAGGGCGCCCGCCATCGCGTACTCCACGGCGAACAGGGCGGGTTGGGCCAGGCCCGTGCGGTGCACTGCGGGGTCGCCGTCGAGGATCGCGTCGCGCACGGAGAGCCCTAGGTGCGGGGCGAGCTCGCGGTCGATCTCGTCCAGGAGCCGGGCGTAGCCGGGGGAGGTGGTGTACCAGGAGGCGGCCATGCGCGGGTGCTGGGCGCCCTGGCCGGTGAAGGCGAACGCCACCGAGGGCGCGGTGCGGCGCACCCCGCCGTCCTCGTCGGGGATCCGCTCGGCGCTCTCGCGCAGCCGCGCCACCAGGCCCGGCAGATCGGGGGCCGCGACCGCCACGCGGTGCGGCAGGCGGGACTTGACGCGGTTGCTGGTCCAGCACAGCTGCGCCAGCCGGTCCTCGGGCTGGCTCGCCAGGGCGTCCGCCTGCGCGAGCAGATTGGGGCGCAGCTGGTGGGCGGAGCGGGCCGAGACGGTGAACACCCCGGGGGCGCGTCCGGCCGGGCGGTGCACGGCCCGGGGCGGCGAGGAGAGCACCGCGTGGGCGTTGGTGCCGCCGATCCCGAAACTGCTGACGGCCGCGTGCACGGTGCCCCGGGGCAGCCGCAGCGGCGACCTGAGCAGGGCCAGGCGCCGCTCGGCCAGCCGCAGCCCCGGGTTCTCGTCCTCGGCGAACCGGCTGGGCGGCACGGTGCGGTGGTGCAGCGCGAGGACCGTCTTGACCAGCCCGGCGACCCCGGCGGCGCCCTCCGCGTGCCCGAAGTTGCTCTTGACCGAGCCGAGCGCGACGGACCCGGCGGCGCGGTCGGCGGTGAGCCCGCCGAGCGCCTGGGCCTCCATCATGTCGCCGAGGAGGGTGCCGGTGCCGTGCGCCTCGATGAACCCGATGTCGTCGGCGCCCACCTCGGCGGCCCGCCAGACCCGCTCGATGAGCTGCTGCTGGGCCCAGCGGTTGGGCGCGGTGATGCCGTTGCTGCGGCCGTCCTGGTTGACCCCGGTGCCGCGCAGCACCGCGTAGACGGGCTGGCGGTCGGCGAGCGCGTCGGCGAGCCTGCGCAGCACCAGGACGGCGACGCCCTCGGCGCGGCCGATGCCGTCGGCCGAGGCGCTGAAGGGTTTGCAGCGGCCGTCGGGCGCGGAGAGGCCCGCCTGGGTGTAGAAGATGTTGAGGACCGGCGTCATGATCAGGTTGGTGCCCCCGGCCAGCGCGTAGCCGCAGTCTCCCGCGCGCAGCGCGCCGGCCGCCAGGTGCACGGCGACCAGCGACGAGGAGCAGGCGGTGTCCACCGCGAGGCTCGGGCCCTTGAGGTCGAGGTGGTACGAGACCCGGTTGGCGCCCATGAAGTAGCCGTTGCCGGAACCGTGGCGGGCGGTGATCCCGTCGTAGTCGGAGAGCTGGAGGTGGGCCCACTCGTTGGCCATCACCCCGACGAACACACCGGTGTCGGTGCCCGCCAGGTCCTCGGGGGCCACCGCCGCGTCCTCCACGGCCCGCCAGGCGCACTGGAGCAGCAGCCGCTGCTGGGGGTCCATGGCGGCGGCCTCGCGCGGCGCGATGCCGAAGAACGCGGGGTCGAAGGCGTCCGGGTCGTCGATGAAGCCGCCGCGCACGGTGTTGGAGCGGCCCGGCGGGCGCGGCTCGCCGGGGGCGGCCGGTTCGTCCGTACGGTAGCGCTCGGCCTCCCAGCGCTGCTCGGGCACCCGCCGGGTGCCGTCCCCGCCCGCCATCAGGAGCTGCCAGAACTCCTGGGCGTCACGGGCGCCGGGGAAGCGGCAGTCGAGCCCGACGACCGCCACCGGTTCGGGTGTGCTCATGACGCGGCCCCGGCGGCGAGCAGCTCGGTCAGGTGCGCGGCGATGGCCCGTACGGTCGGGAAGTCGTAGGCGAGGGTCGGGGCGACAAAGACGCGGTGCCGCTCCTCGATCTCGCCGCAGATGCCGATCGCGGCGATCGAGTCGATGCCGTAGTCGGCGAGCGGGGTGCCCGGGTCGATCTCCCGGGCGGGCCGGTGCAGATGGAAGGCCACCCGGTCGAGCAGCCACTCCTCCAGCTCCGCGCCCGCGCGGGCGGCGGGGCGGCGGGCGGGGGCGTACGGGCGGGGCGCGGTGCGGGTGTCCGGGGCGATGGGCATGGCGTACCTCTTCCTGTGGGG includes:
- a CDS encoding AMP-binding protein encodes the protein MGEYAWYPGRELTEHSNVARFCRAHGLDGYRELQRRSVTDPEWYWTHAVEDIGIVWHEPPLCARDARAGIAATRWFPGGRTNLVDSCLERQVRRGRGDTPALVWEREDGTRGRLGYREAARLSARVAGGLRGLGVGEGDRVAGYLPPGPEAFALLFACARIGAVFVPMFSGFGAEALAVRLADAGARVLVTAAQTSRRGKGYDMLAVARAAAEKASEVAQLVVVDDESAEPDPIARPGRSSWRALAGAPPADTVPLPANAPFLLLYTSGTTGRPKGAVHTHGGFPAQVGSEVRYNLDVRPEDVAFWVTDPGWIMFALVVIGCTLAGAGVLAYEGAVDHPDPDRLWRLLDEHRVTVFGSSPSLARALMTTTPPPGAGAGLRILGSTGEPWTEDAWRWYFGEAGGGRCPVINISGGTEVGGSLLASAPTLPQSPGAFAGPCLGIDAAIEDADGVEVAEGEMGELVVRQSWPGMTRGLWRSPERFAHTYFGRRPGRWSHGDLASRTGGEWFVHGRLDDVMKVAGKRLGPAEVEDAALADPAVAEAAAVGVPHPVKGEALWCFVVPARGPLAPADAERVRARVADALGPAFRPSRVLALPELPRTRTGKVMRRLIRDCVTGDPPGDLSALANPDCLEALRTAVRRTDGG
- a CDS encoding MBL fold metallo-hydrolase → MPTIDILLPGFAIDTDQGYPAFCGVFLVRGADATGRRRTIVVDAAHVGRRPHLWAALAAHGLSAADVDTLVLTHAHWDHVQNIDLFPGAELLVHADERRYAHAPHANDWATPAWTGLLLEQLPVREVVDGESIVPGVRVIALPGHSPGSIGLLVETADGVAAITGDALHFAYVAQTRRNPLVFWDAELAARSIDRVVAESDLIYPGHDRPFRLTSDNSVDYLAPFALTVTGLRPDTEGLAFADGSARPVWVMPGVADQRTLYEKNADESRRRVARVPRVVGPV
- a CDS encoding thioesterase II family protein translates to MTGPTTGARAGCLLRAPREDAALRLLCFHHAGGGASFFAPWPARVPPGVEVVPVQLPGRESRFREPRCHDAGALAETLAAELGPHLDRPYAVYGHSMGALVGFATVAALLRAGGPAPLALYVGAYAAPHLTPPLPPADLCGDAELARLLVDIGGLHPRFLGRADWLRALLPVLRDDLRICAGHRDAGLPEPGDAERRAPFGITAFAGADDRLVDPGAVAAWRLYADEFRLVTVEGGHFFPREAPEPFFAELGASLAALLPAARP
- a CDS encoding acyl carrier protein, producing MSTIAIADTAEFCALLEDELGVRLAPEDLDRPLDDVAEWDSVHLLRLVTVVESVTGRRVPVAELLEAATFREMYEVVRA
- a CDS encoding HAD-IIIC family phosphatase — encoded protein: MTTTGPAPADPAAPTGGGWQDPGALRTLRELYAAGRLEAEYPCVQALLARLPQDRRTAAGQLLARVDRAEAVLRHPDVPVVTVAVTGQSTVAPLVAPLTAELARHGLLLDPRVSPYGSYLSDLLEPAVAPDPDHRPRLTLCLLDAQTVFEEVPLPWRVEDVEGAARDRLALLAGAVRAHQDAGRGPLALNTVPLLHRHARQLVDLRSRARLGAVWREFNSGLLALAEEHPGVFVVDLDPLVGQGVPAYEPRTGLYAKARLAEPLLAGYARDIGHLVLGLLGRTRKCLVLDLDGTLWGGVLGEDGVDGIELGGGLRGEAFVEFQRVLAQLGSQGVLLAVSSKNDADRVREVLREHPSMVLREDAFVRINANWEAKHGNLLDIAERVGIGPDSFVFVDDSTFECGLVRERLPGVAVVRVDEEPALHVPALLADGWFDLPALTDEDRERAGRYRTEARRREFREDAGSYQDYLNGLGIEVTVRPPGPAELSRVSQLTLRTNQFHLAPQRLQVPQVHAWTRSPDRQVLVVGAADRFGDHGLVGAVFLRRSGDELHIDNYVLSCRVFSRGVESACLAAVLRHAVARGARAVLAHHRPTPRNAAFASFYLDHGFLPTGTAPDDPATVVFRHSLRDLAPAPAHLRLHTAFEEN